The following are encoded in a window of Pan troglodytes isolate AG18354 chromosome 4, NHGRI_mPanTro3-v2.0_pri, whole genome shotgun sequence genomic DNA:
- the COX7C gene encoding cytochrome c oxidase subunit 7C, mitochondrial precursor, with the protein MLGQSIRRFTTSVVRRSHYEEGPGKNLPFSVENKWSLLAKMCLYFGSAFATPFLVVRHQLLKT; encoded by the exons ATGTTGGGCCAGAGCATCCGGAGGTTCACAACCTCTGTGGTCCGTAGGAGCCACTATGAGGAGGGCCCTGGGAAG AATTTGCCATTTTCAGTGGAAAACAAGTGGTCGTTACTAGCTAAGATGTGTTTGTACTTTGGATCTGCATTTGCTACACCCTTCCTTGTAGTAAGACACCAACTGCTTAAAACATAA